In the genome of Leptospira licerasiae serovar Varillal str. VAR 010, one region contains:
- a CDS encoding PQQ-dependent sugar dehydrogenase: MRRFRSGFLTFSLFLGLFLFTVEHTHLLAKTKKQKNKKESGTEYVFGWTQVASGFKEITDIQFHPSLPNEMLVLEKKGKILLWNFTNKESKLIADFTGNVETRSEEGLLGLAFHPRFSENKLFYINAVSKESGKDQTFILEFRWDDSKVIRWQDRKRILLRVDQPYSNHNAGQLSFGPDGKLYIGFGDGGAGGDPYKHGQNASTYLGTLIRITPNLDSNAPPYKIPEDNPFRNSPGFLPEIWAYGLRNPWKFSFDTKTGDLYLADVGQDDWEEVDLVLKGKNYGWNIKEGFHCFLPKENCEKPGLTDPILVYDHDLGRSITGGYVYRGKNLPKYYGWYIFADFVSGKILGFSTEVEGKRKLTVLGDTHFLISTFGQDSAGELYFGDFSSGNIFQIGKKN, encoded by the coding sequence ATGAGACGATTTCGCAGCGGGTTTTTAACCTTCTCTCTATTTCTGGGACTCTTCCTCTTTACGGTGGAGCACACCCATCTTCTTGCTAAAACCAAAAAACAAAAAAACAAGAAAGAAAGCGGTACCGAATATGTATTCGGTTGGACCCAAGTAGCATCCGGATTTAAGGAAATCACCGATATACAATTTCATCCTAGTTTACCGAATGAGATGCTAGTCTTGGAAAAGAAGGGAAAAATCCTTCTTTGGAATTTTACAAACAAAGAATCCAAACTCATAGCCGACTTTACAGGAAACGTAGAGACAAGATCGGAAGAAGGTTTACTTGGCCTTGCATTTCATCCTAGGTTTTCCGAAAATAAACTCTTCTATATCAATGCGGTTTCTAAAGAATCCGGGAAGGACCAAACATTCATTTTAGAATTTCGCTGGGATGATTCTAAAGTGATCCGCTGGCAGGATCGTAAGAGGATTTTACTTAGAGTGGATCAACCTTATTCCAATCATAATGCTGGCCAGCTTAGCTTTGGGCCGGATGGAAAATTATACATCGGTTTTGGGGATGGGGGTGCCGGAGGAGATCCATACAAACACGGACAAAACGCTTCTACCTATTTAGGAACTCTCATCCGGATAACGCCTAACTTGGATTCCAATGCACCTCCTTATAAGATCCCGGAAGATAATCCTTTCAGAAATTCGCCTGGCTTCTTACCGGAAATTTGGGCTTACGGACTCAGAAATCCTTGGAAGTTTTCTTTCGATACCAAAACGGGAGATTTGTATCTTGCCGATGTAGGGCAGGACGATTGGGAAGAAGTAGATCTGGTTCTAAAAGGCAAAAACTACGGTTGGAATATAAAAGAAGGATTTCATTGCTTTTTACCTAAGGAGAATTGTGAAAAACCCGGGCTAACCGATCCCATTCTGGTGTATGATCATGATCTGGGCCGTTCCATCACAGGTGGTTACGTGTACAGGGGAAAGAATCTTCCCAAATACTATGGGTGGTACATTTTCGCTGACTTTGTTTCCGGAAAGATCCTAGGATTCTCTACCGAAGTAGAAGGCAAAAGGAAACTAACTGTATTAGGGGATACTCACTTCCTAATTAGCACATTTGGCCAGGATTCTGCAGGTGAGCTGTATTTTGGCGATTTTAGTTCAGGAAATATCTTCCAAATTGGAAAAAAAAATTGA
- a CDS encoding TIGR00266 family protein, with translation MQFQISHKPSFSLLKLRLGPGQSIKSEAGAMVYMSSRMGVETKMGSGFLSALSRKIFGGESFFFNTYTAPDSGGEIGLAPDLPGDIIDLDLVGKSIFVQSGSYLASDPGIQVVSKFGGIRSLLGGEGLFLLEISGTGKVFLSSYGAIVPIQVQGNYTVDTGHIVAFENSLQFKVGKAGGNWKSTLLGGEGLVANFSGNGTLWIQSRVPSGFISWLTKLLPV, from the coding sequence ATGCAATTCCAGATCTCTCATAAACCTTCCTTCTCCTTATTGAAACTTAGATTAGGCCCTGGTCAATCGATTAAATCGGAAGCCGGAGCCATGGTATACATGAGTTCCCGAATGGGCGTGGAAACCAAAATGGGAAGCGGATTTCTTTCCGCTCTTTCCAGAAAAATTTTCGGCGGAGAGTCGTTCTTCTTCAATACGTATACCGCTCCAGACTCAGGCGGAGAGATTGGACTCGCTCCGGATCTTCCCGGAGATATCATCGATCTGGATCTTGTCGGAAAAAGTATTTTTGTACAATCCGGATCTTATTTGGCTTCCGATCCAGGTATCCAAGTTGTTTCTAAATTCGGCGGCATTCGTTCTTTGCTAGGTGGAGAAGGTTTATTCCTATTAGAAATTTCCGGAACCGGAAAAGTATTCTTAAGTTCTTATGGAGCAATCGTTCCAATTCAGGTACAGGGAAATTATACTGTAGACACAGGTCATATAGTCGCCTTCGAAAATTCTTTGCAGTTCAAAGTAGGAAAGGCTGGAGGAAATTGGAAATCCACTTTGCTGGGTGGAGAAGGTCTGGTCGCAAATTTTTCAGGAAACGGAACTCTTTGGATCCAATCTAGAGTGCCTTCCGGATTTATCAGCTGGCTCACCAAACTTCTTCCAGTTTAA
- the ptsP gene encoding phosphoenolpyruvate--protein phosphotransferase, with translation MNGGGKRSTYMGIVAFPGRFYGRCVKVGTKRRHLAHGAYIHESQKSEELKKLANALESSKIELKSIISSLKTREQDKELKEILETQVTITEDPGLQDSFRNRIKEYNENAFLAVQNTINELTDKFTRMDNPFFRERSDHFQDISNRILENLLDKKEEVSFLADQSEDVILVARQLTPSQMILMDKSRIRGIATDLGGKTGHMAILARNYGIPTIVGLKEFYRNINDFEYVFLDADTGQIVRNPTIEEVKYYGAASPLSFETKVIKPKKAVTKDGVKIRLKCNLESDTDCDLAKKADVDGVGLFRSESLFLKYQDRNVSGEEQFLAYKRIAEGMDPNPVYIRTFDIGADKFSTGEFEENPFLGNRGIRYSLQNPEWFKEQLRSILRASAYGNLSILLPMVTNLGEIKKTKEILEECKRELTASKEKFNKKIKLGVMIETPSAVSSMDVLAREVDFFSVGTNDLLQYLMAVDRNNVNVSSLYNPFHISFLRTLVQIVETAWKYERPLSICGEIASDTNFTILLLGMGFRELSISIPFVGPIRKILGSVSLKQANFLLKKILELSENEDYEAIEAFLFSKHLE, from the coding sequence ATGAATGGTGGCGGGAAAAGATCTACATACATGGGAATAGTCGCTTTTCCCGGCAGATTTTACGGTCGTTGCGTAAAAGTCGGGACAAAGAGAAGACATCTAGCTCACGGCGCCTATATCCACGAGAGCCAAAAATCGGAAGAACTCAAAAAGCTTGCGAACGCTCTCGAATCATCCAAAATAGAATTAAAATCCATCATCTCCAGCCTAAAAACCAGAGAACAAGACAAAGAACTGAAGGAAATTCTCGAGACCCAGGTCACAATTACGGAAGATCCCGGTCTTCAAGATTCATTTCGGAATCGGATCAAAGAATATAACGAAAACGCGTTTTTAGCGGTTCAAAATACGATCAACGAACTTACGGACAAGTTCACTCGTATGGATAATCCTTTCTTTCGCGAAAGATCGGATCATTTTCAGGATATCTCCAATCGGATCTTAGAAAACCTTTTAGATAAAAAAGAAGAAGTCTCTTTCTTAGCGGATCAATCGGAGGACGTGATCTTAGTCGCAAGACAATTGACTCCTTCTCAAATGATACTGATGGACAAGAGTAGAATTCGAGGGATCGCGACGGACCTGGGAGGAAAAACGGGCCATATGGCCATCCTTGCTAGGAATTACGGGATACCTACCATTGTCGGATTAAAGGAATTTTATAGAAATATTAATGATTTTGAATATGTTTTTCTGGACGCGGACACGGGACAGATCGTCAGAAACCCCACAATTGAAGAAGTAAAATATTACGGGGCCGCTTCTCCTTTAAGTTTTGAGACAAAGGTTATCAAACCTAAAAAAGCGGTCACAAAAGACGGAGTCAAGATCCGACTAAAATGTAATTTGGAATCGGACACGGATTGTGATCTTGCTAAAAAAGCGGACGTGGATGGTGTGGGACTTTTCCGTTCTGAGTCTTTATTCTTAAAATACCAGGATAGAAACGTTTCCGGAGAAGAACAATTTTTAGCCTATAAAAGGATCGCAGAAGGAATGGATCCTAACCCGGTGTATATCCGTACCTTCGATATAGGCGCCGATAAATTTTCCACAGGAGAATTCGAGGAAAATCCATTTTTAGGAAACAGAGGAATTCGATACAGTCTGCAAAATCCGGAATGGTTCAAAGAACAATTACGCTCAATCCTCAGAGCTTCCGCTTATGGAAATCTAAGTATTCTGCTTCCTATGGTGACAAACCTGGGAGAGATCAAAAAAACCAAAGAAATATTAGAAGAATGTAAAAGAGAACTTACCGCCAGCAAAGAAAAGTTCAATAAAAAGATCAAACTGGGAGTGATGATCGAAACACCTTCCGCTGTTTCTTCCATGGACGTTTTGGCGAGAGAAGTGGATTTTTTCTCTGTCGGAACAAACGATCTACTGCAATATCTGATGGCAGTGGATCGAAATAATGTGAATGTTTCGTCTCTATACAATCCGTTCCATATCTCATTTTTAAGGACTCTTGTTCAAATCGTAGAGACCGCTTGGAAATACGAAAGACCTTTGAGTATCTGCGGTGAGATAGCTTCCGATACAAATTTTACGATCCTACTTTTGGGCATGGGATTCAGGGAACTTTCCATCTCGATTCCGTTCGTGGGGCCGATCCGTAAAATTTTAGGATCTGTGAGTTTAAAGCAGGCGAACTTTCTTTTAAAAAAGATATTAGAACTTTCCGAGAATGAAGACTACGAGGCTATCGAGGCCTTTCTGTTCAGTAAACATTTAGAATAA
- the lpxC gene encoding UDP-3-O-acyl-N-acetylglucosamine deacetylase encodes MNFTEHRKTLKETVRIKGIGLHSGKEVNLIGHPAPAGTGIVFEYRKGEDKASIPVELSNVVDTSNATTLGDGLHRVQTVEHLMAAVFSVGITDMVLEIDSVEVPIMDGSSLPFLEAFESTGYTEFEERIEPIYVKNPMWVVDGDKYLVILPSETWKVTYTIDFPHPLLKGQNITIDLDREILKNEILPARTFGFLKDVEALQARGLAMGGSLDNAIVLTQDGYLNESLRYENECVRHKILDLVGDLSIAGRPIIGHYLASKAGHALDVSMAKLVMSSVTGNELGKYKSRRIPLFNRKAAMV; translated from the coding sequence ATGAATTTCACAGAACATAGAAAAACTCTTAAAGAAACCGTTAGAATTAAGGGGATTGGATTACATTCCGGTAAGGAAGTAAATCTGATCGGACACCCGGCCCCAGCCGGAACAGGTATTGTTTTTGAATATAGAAAGGGAGAAGATAAAGCATCCATCCCTGTAGAACTAAGTAACGTAGTAGATACGAGTAACGCTACCACCCTGGGAGATGGACTCCACCGGGTCCAAACCGTTGAGCACCTGATGGCAGCGGTATTTTCCGTAGGAATTACGGACATGGTTCTGGAAATCGACTCTGTAGAAGTCCCGATCATGGACGGGTCTTCCCTTCCTTTTTTAGAAGCATTCGAAAGCACAGGTTATACTGAATTTGAAGAAAGAATCGAACCTATCTATGTAAAAAACCCAATGTGGGTGGTAGATGGGGACAAATACCTAGTAATCCTTCCAAGTGAAACCTGGAAAGTGACTTACACGATAGACTTCCCTCACCCACTTCTAAAAGGCCAGAATATCACAATCGATCTGGACCGCGAAATCCTCAAAAACGAAATTTTACCAGCAAGGACATTCGGATTCCTAAAAGACGTAGAAGCGCTCCAAGCAAGAGGACTTGCAATGGGTGGTTCCCTGGATAACGCAATTGTTCTGACCCAGGACGGATATCTAAACGAATCCCTTCGATATGAGAACGAATGTGTACGCCACAAAATTTTGGACCTAGTAGGCGATCTTTCTATCGCAGGAAGACCTATTATCGGACATTATTTGGCTTCCAAGGCGGGGCATGCACTGGACGTTTCTATGGCAAAACTCGTCATGAGTTCCGTAACAGGAAACGAACTGGGCAAATACAAAAGCCGTCGGATTCCTCTATTCAACAGAAAAGCGGCGATGGTCTAG
- a CDS encoding AMP-dependent synthetase/ligase, whose product MAENLAQLFRESAEKFKNKPAFLYKDAQKNYLPITYSELYEAGVNLAEALIDLGIQSRDHVALLADNRVEWIIADYGIIMTGAADVPRGTDITDSEIVYIVSHSESEVVFIENDKMLEKFNRNKSQLGKVKTIIIMDKESEAPGVLKMYDLIEKGKSLRASGSRKVEDRVAAIKPEDLFTLIYTSGTTGLPKGVQLRHSNMMHQVLNVTPMLKINAEAKLLSILPVWHVFERVVEYVCISIGAATYYTNVRDLRQDLATVKPTFMGSAPRLWENIYNGIYTRINDPSQTPAIRRGLFKLAYFFSDKKNAAVRFITGKEVDYHGRNPIFSFFYGILMLFQLVLTGPFTLTVISSIAAYLLASTEFSSLSLPLYIIAGLGVFFNSATLDKIVLSKIRTATGGRLRASISGGGALPRHVDEFFNNIGINVLEGYGMTETSPVLSVRTFQKLIIGSVGSIVPKTNLQIRNDNNEVLTEVDENGKVIKGRLGRKGVVFVKGPQVMKGYFKNDEATSKALVDGWMNTGDMGMINFKHTLTLTGRAKDTVVLLGGENVEPVPIENKLQESAYISQCMVIGQDQKNLGAIIIPDFDKLEEWAKENGVDTSNKDALIENPKVVDLYRKEIKALNNSKNGFKSFEQVNPFFLVSKPFEVGDELNNMLKMKRHVIAEKYADKIKKVYSGN is encoded by the coding sequence ATGGCTGAGAACCTCGCCCAATTATTTCGTGAGTCAGCAGAAAAATTTAAAAATAAACCTGCTTTCTTGTACAAAGACGCGCAAAAGAATTATTTGCCGATCACCTACTCGGAGTTATACGAAGCAGGTGTGAATCTTGCCGAGGCTTTGATTGATCTAGGTATTCAATCTAGAGACCATGTCGCGTTACTCGCGGATAACCGTGTGGAATGGATCATCGCGGATTACGGTATTATCATGACAGGTGCGGCTGACGTTCCTAGAGGAACGGATATCACCGACTCGGAAATCGTGTATATCGTTAGCCACTCCGAGTCCGAAGTCGTATTTATAGAGAACGATAAAATGTTGGAGAAATTCAACAGGAACAAATCACAGCTCGGAAAAGTAAAAACGATTATCATAATGGATAAGGAATCCGAGGCTCCAGGCGTTCTAAAAATGTACGACCTGATCGAAAAGGGAAAAAGTTTAAGAGCTTCCGGTTCTCGTAAAGTAGAGGATAGAGTCGCTGCGATCAAACCTGAGGATCTTTTCACTCTGATCTATACTTCCGGAACTACCGGTCTTCCTAAAGGTGTTCAATTAAGACATTCTAATATGATGCACCAAGTATTGAACGTAACTCCTATGTTAAAGATCAATGCCGAAGCAAAATTGCTTTCTATTCTTCCTGTATGGCACGTGTTCGAAAGAGTTGTGGAGTATGTTTGTATCAGCATTGGAGCGGCAACTTATTACACCAATGTTCGGGATCTTCGCCAAGACTTAGCTACCGTCAAACCTACATTCATGGGATCTGCTCCTCGTCTTTGGGAAAATATATACAACGGTATTTATACAAGGATCAACGATCCAAGCCAAACTCCTGCGATCCGTCGCGGATTGTTCAAACTTGCCTATTTCTTCTCGGATAAGAAAAATGCGGCGGTTCGTTTTATCACAGGGAAAGAAGTGGATTATCACGGAAGAAATCCGATCTTCTCTTTCTTTTACGGGATCTTAATGTTATTCCAATTGGTTCTAACCGGACCTTTTACATTAACTGTGATCTCTTCGATCGCGGCTTATCTGCTTGCCTCTACAGAATTTTCTTCCCTGAGTTTGCCTCTTTATATCATCGCGGGCCTTGGAGTATTCTTCAATAGCGCAACTTTGGATAAGATTGTTCTTTCCAAGATCAGAACCGCTACCGGTGGAAGACTAAGAGCTTCTATCTCGGGAGGAGGAGCTCTACCTCGTCACGTGGACGAGTTCTTCAATAATATCGGGATCAACGTGTTAGAAGGTTACGGTATGACCGAGACTTCTCCCGTACTTTCCGTTAGAACTTTCCAAAAGCTGATCATCGGTTCCGTAGGTTCCATTGTTCCTAAGACTAATCTGCAGATCCGAAACGATAACAACGAAGTTCTGACAGAAGTTGACGAAAACGGAAAAGTGATCAAAGGAAGACTAGGCCGTAAAGGTGTTGTGTTCGTAAAAGGGCCTCAGGTCATGAAAGGTTATTTCAAAAATGATGAAGCTACCTCTAAGGCTCTTGTAGACGGATGGATGAATACCGGCGATATGGGGATGATCAACTTCAAACATACCCTAACCCTTACTGGTAGAGCGAAAGACACAGTCGTATTGTTAGGCGGTGAGAACGTAGAGCCTGTTCCTATAGAGAACAAACTCCAAGAATCCGCTTATATCAGCCAATGTATGGTGATCGGACAAGACCAGAAAAACTTGGGGGCCATTATCATTCCTGACTTCGATAAACTGGAAGAATGGGCAAAAGAGAACGGAGTGGATACCTCTAATAAAGACGCTCTGATCGAAAATCCGAAGGTTGTGGATCTATACAGAAAAGAGATTAAAGCGCTTAACAACTCTAAGAACGGATTTAAGTCTTTCGAGCAGGTAAATCCTTTCTTCCTGGTTTCCAAACCATTCGAGGTAGGAGACGAGTTAAACAATATGTTGAAGATGAAACGCCACGTAATCGCTGAAAAATACGCGGATAAGATCAAAAAAGTCTATTCCGGTAATTAG
- a CDS encoding TIGR00266 family protein — protein MKFEILAKPDFPILKLDLNSGESIRAESGAMVAMSSQVKMETKAQGGIFASAKRALFSGESFFQNTFTAEGGNGELFLTSATQGDLEHRTLKNEELILSRGAYVAGGTELVIDSKWGGFKGFFAGEGLFFLKVSGSGDLFFSSFGAIHTVDVDGMYIVDTGHIVAFEPSLDYHIDKVGGLKSLFLSGEGLVAKFSGKGRLYLQTRNQNSFASWANTWRRVQRSTSVGGGD, from the coding sequence ATGAAATTTGAAATATTAGCAAAACCTGATTTTCCCATCTTAAAGCTTGATCTGAACTCAGGAGAATCCATTCGAGCGGAATCCGGAGCAATGGTTGCCATGTCCTCTCAGGTCAAAATGGAGACAAAGGCGCAGGGTGGAATATTCGCATCCGCAAAAAGAGCTTTATTCAGCGGTGAGTCTTTCTTCCAAAACACATTCACAGCAGAAGGTGGAAACGGTGAGTTATTTTTGACATCAGCCACCCAAGGAGACTTGGAACACAGAACCCTCAAAAACGAAGAATTGATCTTAAGTAGAGGAGCCTATGTTGCAGGTGGAACAGAGCTTGTGATAGACAGTAAATGGGGAGGCTTCAAAGGATTTTTTGCAGGAGAAGGTTTATTCTTTCTGAAAGTTTCCGGTTCAGGGGACCTTTTCTTTTCTAGTTTTGGGGCCATTCACACAGTAGATGTGGACGGAATGTATATCGTGGACACGGGCCATATAGTAGCATTCGAACCAAGCCTGGATTATCATATAGATAAAGTGGGCGGATTAAAATCCCTGTTCTTATCCGGAGAAGGACTAGTCGCAAAATTTTCAGGGAAAGGTAGACTTTATCTGCAAACTAGGAACCAAAACTCATTCGCTTCTTGGGCAAATACTTGGAGAAGAGTGCAACGTTCTACAAGTGTTGGAGGAGGGGACTAA
- a CDS encoding TIGR00266 family protein produces MNIQVLYKPSYSVAKVNLSSGESIKAEAGALMSMSSHIQMQTSKAQAGGLFKSLKAAFLGGESFWMNTFSASQPGEVLLAPTLPGDIEKLELNGTIFIQSSSFLAAKPEIDIDTKFQGLKGFFSGESLFFLKLSGSGPVLISSYGGIEVLDVEGEFIVDTGHIVAFEEGLQYEITKFGGWKSFFLGGEGLVAKFKGRGRLWLQSRNVPTLGAWFRSELPPRKE; encoded by the coding sequence ATGAATATCCAAGTTTTATACAAACCATCTTATTCCGTAGCGAAAGTTAATTTAAGTTCCGGAGAATCTATCAAGGCGGAAGCGGGAGCTCTCATGAGTATGAGTTCTCATATCCAAATGCAAACAAGTAAAGCGCAAGCAGGAGGGCTTTTCAAATCTTTGAAGGCTGCTTTTTTGGGAGGAGAATCTTTCTGGATGAATACATTCTCCGCTTCACAACCTGGAGAGGTATTGCTTGCTCCGACACTTCCGGGTGACATCGAAAAATTAGAATTGAACGGGACTATCTTTATACAGTCCAGTTCCTTTCTTGCCGCAAAACCGGAGATAGATATAGATACTAAATTCCAAGGTCTGAAAGGTTTTTTTAGCGGAGAGTCCTTATTCTTCTTAAAACTTTCCGGAAGCGGACCGGTTCTCATTTCCAGTTACGGCGGGATAGAAGTCCTGGATGTAGAAGGAGAATTTATAGTAGATACAGGCCATATAGTAGCATTCGAAGAAGGTCTTCAATACGAGATCACTAAGTTCGGAGGTTGGAAATCCTTCTTCTTGGGTGGAGAAGGTTTAGTCGCCAAATTTAAAGGAAGAGGGAGACTTTGGCTCCAATCCAGAAATGTGCCTACGTTAGGCGCTTGGTTCAGATCCGAATTACCACCTAGAAAGGAATAA
- a CDS encoding radical SAM protein, which produces MSTSTLRPESSIALLEEMEKKYKQIPFEAILKQDILRQGIHFLPESFQIEGDYKTKDYFIFSFDHIPLADMKEGTDSKAPEEIKITGGYFNLLPTVVSTRNNPNSPYKVKRIPAGEKDEGRPGLYLNETFLGKLEYPPKPAWYRHKTKSGKIPGEIAPVIEWGYLIYLTVFRNCQYFGKDEECAYCDINHNYRQQKNAGRPYTGVKDIEDILEVLSWIDAEDEIAKVYTITGGSVITSLKKKNEIDFYLEYAQAIEEKFPGRWMGKIVSQAWENEDCKKFKDAGIQVYHPNYEVWEPELFRKICPGKEAYIGRDTWIRRIVDSAEIFGSSYVIPNFVGGVELSQPWGFATVAEAIKSTGEGLDFFMSKGIMPRFTAWCPEPYTTLGTQAGPPLEYFCELLTVWKSTFEKYNLPVPPGYGEPGPGKAVFSVSAFMDVIGYPGRA; this is translated from the coding sequence ATGAGCACGAGCACCCTTCGCCCCGAATCTTCCATAGCCTTACTAGAGGAAATGGAAAAAAAATACAAACAAATCCCTTTCGAAGCAATTCTGAAACAGGATATTCTGAGGCAGGGAATCCATTTTCTTCCGGAATCTTTCCAGATAGAGGGAGATTATAAGACCAAGGATTATTTCATCTTCTCCTTTGACCATATTCCACTTGCGGATATGAAGGAAGGTACAGACTCAAAAGCTCCGGAAGAGATCAAGATCACAGGAGGTTATTTTAATCTTCTACCTACCGTAGTATCTACTCGAAACAATCCGAACTCACCTTACAAAGTAAAACGTATCCCTGCCGGAGAAAAAGACGAAGGCAGACCTGGTCTTTATTTAAACGAAACATTTTTGGGAAAATTAGAATACCCTCCTAAGCCAGCTTGGTACAGACACAAGACCAAATCCGGAAAAATTCCGGGAGAGATAGCACCCGTGATCGAATGGGGATATCTGATCTATCTAACCGTTTTCCGCAACTGCCAATACTTCGGTAAAGACGAAGAATGTGCCTACTGTGATATCAATCATAACTATAGACAACAGAAGAATGCTGGCAGACCATACACTGGCGTTAAAGATATAGAAGATATTTTAGAAGTTCTGTCTTGGATTGATGCGGAAGATGAGATCGCAAAAGTATACACAATCACCGGCGGTTCCGTAATCACTTCTCTCAAAAAGAAAAATGAAATAGATTTCTATTTAGAATACGCGCAAGCGATCGAAGAGAAGTTTCCTGGAAGATGGATGGGTAAGATTGTTTCCCAAGCCTGGGAGAATGAGGACTGCAAAAAATTCAAAGACGCAGGCATCCAAGTCTATCATCCAAACTACGAGGTGTGGGAACCGGAACTATTCAGAAAAATCTGTCCAGGAAAAGAAGCATACATTGGCAGAGATACTTGGATCAGAAGGATCGTTGACTCTGCGGAAATTTTTGGGTCTTCTTACGTAATCCCGAATTTTGTAGGAGGAGTGGAACTTTCCCAACCTTGGGGATTTGCAACAGTTGCAGAAGCGATCAAGTCTACGGGAGAAGGTTTGGACTTCTTCATGTCCAAAGGGATCATGCCTAGATTCACTGCTTGGTGTCCTGAACCTTATACAACTTTAGGAACGCAAGCCGGTCCTCCTCTGGAATATTTCTGTGAATTGCTCACAGTCTGGAAGTCTACATTCGAAAAATATAATCTTCCAGTACCTCCAGGTTATGGAGAACCAGGACCAGGAAAGGCGGTTTTCTCAGTTTCCGCCTTTATGGATGTGATCGGTTATCCAGGAAGGGCTTAG
- a CDS encoding LIC11631 family protein produces MAKTILSKPSIFEPYGHSDLYALDNLYFSALREREVWDFSRVREFSALNLGFIFARAELSWKKFQSELEIKNLNPSFKKGICLSAGWEEAPGLKIDSFLPKVLGSEEVFQYSRLEDLSNEILFREFFSLEGFTFKGTWKEKNYLILFSNVDSEDRNLPSVIKKISQFHSEKKSEGNFFLRTEKQSYLNFLKPKESLGPLFLQEKKIDQDPFLFLSLEYSDIIK; encoded by the coding sequence ATGGCGAAAACGATCCTCTCCAAACCCAGTATTTTCGAGCCTTACGGTCATTCGGACCTGTATGCTTTGGACAATCTTTACTTTTCCGCGTTAAGAGAAAGAGAAGTCTGGGATTTTTCCAGAGTAAGAGAATTTTCAGCCCTAAATTTAGGATTTATATTCGCAAGAGCAGAACTTTCCTGGAAGAAATTTCAGTCGGAACTCGAGATCAAAAACCTAAACCCAAGTTTTAAAAAAGGAATCTGTTTAAGTGCAGGCTGGGAAGAAGCACCTGGACTAAAGATTGATTCTTTTTTGCCGAAGGTTCTCGGGTCGGAAGAAGTTTTCCAATATTCCAGATTGGAAGATCTTTCGAATGAGATACTTTTCAGAGAATTTTTCTCTTTGGAAGGATTTACATTTAAAGGAACTTGGAAAGAAAAAAACTATCTGATCTTATTTTCGAACGTTGATTCGGAAGATAGAAACCTTCCCTCCGTAATCAAAAAGATCTCTCAGTTCCATTCTGAGAAAAAATCGGAAGGAAATTTTTTCCTAAGGACTGAAAAACAGTCTTATTTGAATTTTCTAAAACCTAAAGAGTCCTTAGGACCTCTGTTCTTACAGGAAAAAAAGATAGATCAAGATCCGTTCTTATTTCTGAGTTTGGAATATTCGGATATTATAAAGTAA
- a CDS encoding SDR family oxidoreductase — MPMKHILITGANRGIGLELANLYSEKGYTVYAACRKSSEPLRRLGVKIFEGLDLTQSHTFETLSGFLTGVKLDILINNAGILIPDNLESVDFTELETQILVNAIGPIRLSHLLLPKLGPHSKLVFITSRMGSIADNTSGAYYGYRMSKAALNAGAVSLARDLAPKKISVGIFHPGMVATEMTGRQGIPPREAAEGLAHLVEKLSPERSGRFFHQNGEELPW; from the coding sequence ATCCCAATGAAACATATTTTAATCACAGGAGCCAATCGAGGGATCGGTCTAGAGCTCGCTAATTTATATTCCGAAAAAGGTTATACGGTTTACGCCGCTTGTAGAAAAAGTTCGGAACCTCTGCGCAGGCTCGGAGTGAAAATTTTCGAAGGATTGGACCTAACCCAAAGCCATACTTTCGAAACTCTTTCCGGTTTTTTGACTGGAGTCAAACTGGATATACTCATCAATAACGCTGGCATCCTGATCCCGGATAATCTGGAAAGTGTGGACTTTACTGAACTGGAAACCCAAATCCTGGTAAATGCAATCGGGCCGATCCGCCTCAGTCATCTACTTCTTCCAAAACTCGGCCCCCACTCTAAACTGGTTTTTATCACTAGCAGAATGGGCTCCATCGCAGACAATACTTCCGGAGCGTATTACGGATATAGAATGTCCAAAGCAGCTTTGAATGCAGGAGCGGTGAGTCTCGCTCGTGACTTGGCGCCCAAAAAGATCTCCGTAGGTATCTTCCACCCTGGAATGGTAGCTACTGAAATGACAGGAAGACAAGGAATTCCACCAAGAGAAGCAGCCGAGGGGCTAGCCCATTTGGTTGAAAAACTCTCTCCGGAAAGGTCCGGAAGATTCTTTCATCAAAACGGGGAAGAGTTACCATGGTAA